The sequence below is a genomic window from Bosea sp. F3-2.
TGACGGGGGCCGCAAGGGGGCGAGACCGTGGCGGCGCGGCGGCGCAGGCTAGATCATCCTTAAAAGTTGCTTAAAGCATTGATTAGATTTGGGGATATCTCGAAAGACAAAACGCCACGGAGCCGTCTCCTCACACCCCTCGCCTTGTCGGCGCCACGTTTCTCACCGGGCTTCGCCGGCTGATCTTCACTGCGACTGAGAGCTCCTGTCAGGTCGCGCTCGGGACCTGCGGTTAACGCGCGTCCGACCCGGATTAAGGGCCGGTTCACCACCCCGTCAAAGTTAATCCGGCTGTGGCGGCCGGGGCGCAGTCGGTTGAGAAACCGTTCACCAAACGCTTCGCATTTGATGGGTATGCGACGCGCAAAACTCGCCCTCATCGCACTTGGTCTGGTCGGCGTTGCCGGCCTGGCCGGCTGCGGCAAGTTCCAGAAGCCCCAGCGCGCTCCCTGGCGCGACCAGGCGGAAGCAACCTGCATGGCCTCCGGCCAGGTGCAGCTCTCAAGCTATGTCAGCCTGCGCGGCAAGGCGATCGACGGCCCCGGAATCTGCGGCATGCAGCAGCCGCTGAAGGTCACGGCCCTGCAGAGCGGCAGCGTCAGCCTGACGAGCCCGGCCCTGCTCGCCTGCCCGGTCGTGGCGACCACCGACCAATGGTTCGCGGAGGTCGTGCAGCCCGCCGCGATGAACATTCTCGGCGCGCAGGTGATCGAGATCCGCGCCGGTTCCTATTCCTGCCGCGCGATGAACAACGGCACCTATACGACGCGCACCTCGGAGCACGCCTATGGCAATGCCGTCGACGTCTTCTCCTTCCGGCTGAATGATAACCGCGTCGTCACGGTCAAGGACGGCTGGCGCGGCTCGCCCGAGGAACAGAACTTCCTGCGCGAGATCTTCGTCGGCGCCTGCACCTATTTCGGCACTGTGCTCGGCCCGGGTGCCGATCCGATGCACTACGACCACCTCCACATCGACCTAGCCCGCCATGCCAAGGGCCGGCATATCTGCAAGCCGATCATCAAATACACGCCGAACTACAACCTGCCGCCACCGGACCCGGCCCGGCCCTATTCCTCGGCGCAGAATGCACCGGCGTCTCCGCGCGGCAGCGCGCCAGCCGCCACGGCCTATGCCGGCGGACCTCTGCTGCGCCAGCCGAGCGATGGCCTGCGCCCGCCCGGCGCGGTGCAGGGCGGCTATCCGGTCGCCAACTACGGGCGGGGCCAGGATCACAGCCTCGACGCGCAGCAGCGCTTCCTGGAGCAGTATGACGCGCGCCAGCGGCAGGGGCGCCCAGGCTTCCAGCCGCAGCCCTTGCCAAGCGAAGCGCGCGGGCCGCTCGCCCTGCCCGGCGCCGTCGAGCCCTCGGAGGAGGAGGCCGTCCTCGGCGATGGCGGCGGCTCCGGCGTCGTCGACCAGCAGGGCTCCGAAGAGGCGCTGCCGATCAGCCCCGAGCACGACCCCTTCGCCTATAGCTCGGGGCGCGTGCAGCGGAGGCGCTAGGCGGTGTAGACAACTGTCGAGACATCCGCCGGAACCGCCGCAGTCATTCCGGGGCTTCGCGTCAGCGAAGAGCCCGGAACCCATGAACACGAGATCAGGCGAGAAGACTCGTCGGATCGGCGCCTTCTCGGTGGGCTGTCGTGTTCATGGATTCCGGGCTCGGGCCTGCGGCCCGCCCCGGAATGACGGCCTGGTTCCGTGTAAAATCCTGCCTGCTCACATCTACCGCGCCACCAGCACCTGCCGGCATTCCGGCGGCAGGGCATCGAGCGACATCGGCGGCTTGGGCTTGGGCTTCGGACCCGGCTTGGGCTCGGGCGGATGGAAGATCGCCTGATACTGGCGCTCGACCCAGCCGCTCAGCTCCGAACCGCAGCCATCGCCGAAATTCGGCGGCTCCTGGCCCTGGCAGCTCGCCATGCCGGCCGGGCAGGCCATGCGGATGTGGAAGTGATAGTTGTGGCCCCAGATCGGCCGCACCTTCTCCAGCCAGCTCTTGTCCGCGCCCGCTTCGCGGCAAAGCGCGACCTTGAGCGCCGGATTGACGAAGATGCGCTCGACGCGGGGTTCGGCGGCGACGGCCTTGATCAGCCGGGTATGGGCCGGGGTCCAGTTGCGCGGATCGACGTCGCGCCAGTCGGCTCGGGCCATGTTGACCGCCGACATGTTCTCGCGCTCCTCACGGTCGAGCCGGCCCTTCGGCATCGGCGTCAGCCAGACATCGGCATCGAGCCCGATCTGGTGCGAGGCGTGGCCGGTGACCATCGGGCCGCCGCGTGGCTGCGACATGTCGCCGACGAGAAGGCCCGGCCAGCCGGTGATGCGCGGCACATCGCGGGCGAGCTTCTCCAGATAGTCGATCAGGACCGGATGGCCCCAGTTGCGGTTGCGGTTGAGCCGCATCACCTGCCAGCTCGGCCCGTCGATCGGCAGCGCCTCGGCGCCGGCAAGGCAGCCGCGTGCGTAATTGCCGATGGCGCGCGCCTGCATGCTCGCCGGCGTCGTCTTCTGGCCGAAGAGCGCGCGGGCGGCGTCAGGATAGGCAGCGATGTTGGCAGCCCGCGTCTTCGCCTCCTGCTCGGCGGTCGACTGTGCGAGGCCGGCGGTTGGCAGCAGGGCCAGCGATGCGAGAAGGGCGGCGATTCGGGAGGTGTTGCGCATGGCGGCAGAATCGTCGCGCGCCTTCATGGCGGTCAAGCGCGATGACTGGACAAGCGGCGCGGCGAATTGCAGCCTTGCGGACAGGCGACGCAGCGCGCCCTCTTAGGGAGGATCATCGATGACGGTTCAGATCGACCGCCGGGCGCTTCTCGCCGGCACGGGAGCGCTGCTTGCGGCGCCCACCACCGGCCTCGGCCAGCAACCTTGGCCGCAAGGGCGGGTGATCAAGCTCGTCGTCCCCTTCCCGCCGGCCGGTGCGACGGACGTGCTCGGCCGCCTCGTCGCCGACAAGCTCGGCCAGGCCTGGGGCACCAACGTCGTCGTCGAGAACCGTGCCGGAGCCGGCGGCAATATCGGCACGGACGCCGTCGCCAAGGCCGAACCCAATGGCGACACCTTCCTGATCGTCTCTGTCGGCCTGGCGACCAACCAGTATCTCTACGCCAAGCTGAACTACGACCCGGTCAAGGATCTCGCGCCGATCACCATGGTCGCGATGGTGCCGAACCTGCTCGTCGTCTCCAACCAGCTGCCGGTGAAGGATGTCGCGGAGCTCGTCGCCTATGCCAAGGCCAATCCGGGCAAGCTGACCTATGGCTCCTCCGGCATCGGCACCTCCGTGCACCTCTCGGGCGAGCTCTTCCAGAAGCTTACAGGCACCAAGATGGTGCATGTGCCCTATCGCGGCACGGCCCAGGCAGCGCAGGATCTGATGACCGGGCGCATCGACCTGATCTTCGACAATATTCCGCAGGCGCTGCCGCATGTCCGGGCGGGCACGATCCGTGGGCTCGGCATCACCACGGCCAAGCGTGCGCCGACTGCACCCGAGTTTCCACCGATCGCCGAGACAGTGCCCGGCTTCGACGTCTCCTCCTGGTTCGCGCTGTTCGCTCCGGCCAAGACGCCGCCGGCGATCATCGCGAAGATCCAGGCCGACACCAAGGCCGCCATCGCCGACCCGGCCGTCAGGTCGAAGATGGACCTGCTCGCCGCCGAACCCGCCGGCTGGAGCCAGGCGGAAACGGCCAGCTTCCTGCAATCCGAGATGAAGAAATGGGGCGACCTGATCCGGGATGCCGGCATCAAGGCCGAATAGTCCCCAGGGTCCCTCCTCGGAACCAACCGTTTCCGGCCGGCGTTTCCCGCTAGACCGCGCCCTGCAAGGACGCCGATTTACGGGAGATTGCCATGTCCACCGTCCTGATCGTCCTGCTCATCATCCTGCTGCTTGGCGGTGGCGGGTATTACGGCCACCGCACCTACGGGCCAGCCGGCCTCGGCGGCGTGCTCGGCCTCGTGCTGGTCATCGTGCTGATCCTGTGGCTGCTCGGCGCCATTGGCGGCGCGCCGGTCGCCTGACGCCGCCCCGCGGCTATTGCGGGGGCTGCTCTTGCGCCTTGCTCGCGGCGATGATCTTGGTGCAGATCGCCAGGAACAGCGCCGTGGGCCCGCTCTGACCATGAATCCACCAGAGATTCAGCCCCAGCAGGCAGAGGAAGGCGAGCACAACCGCCGTCAGATCTCCGATGGCGACGCCATAGAAGCCGAACAGGGCAACCGGCGCGAAATAGGGCAGATAGCTCAGCAGCGTCGGCAGAAAGCCCGGCTTCATTCCGGCGACGCGCGCGACATAGCCGCGCTCCTCATCGGTCAACTCGATCGACACGGCCATGACAGGCTCTCCAGACTTTCTCCGCCTGCGGCCGCGGCGAACCGGCGCCTACCGGTTCTCCCAGACCGCGACGGCCGCGGCCAGGTCCTCGAGCGCGACGCCCACCGACTTGAACAGCGTGATGCCGCCGCCCTCGATCTGGCCGGCGATCCTGCCATGGCAGAGATCGGCGAGGGTGCCGGCAATCTTGTCGGCGCTGTAGCTGCCCTCCGCGATCGCGACGGCGACATCGCCACCCTCGT
It includes:
- a CDS encoding tripartite tricarboxylate transporter substrate binding protein, which gives rise to MTVQIDRRALLAGTGALLAAPTTGLGQQPWPQGRVIKLVVPFPPAGATDVLGRLVADKLGQAWGTNVVVENRAGAGGNIGTDAVAKAEPNGDTFLIVSVGLATNQYLYAKLNYDPVKDLAPITMVAMVPNLLVVSNQLPVKDVAELVAYAKANPGKLTYGSSGIGTSVHLSGELFQKLTGTKMVHVPYRGTAQAAQDLMTGRIDLIFDNIPQALPHVRAGTIRGLGITTAKRAPTAPEFPPIAETVPGFDVSSWFALFAPAKTPPAIIAKIQADTKAAIADPAVRSKMDLLAAEPAGWSQAETASFLQSEMKKWGDLIRDAGIKAE
- a CDS encoding extensin family protein gives rise to the protein MGMRRAKLALIALGLVGVAGLAGCGKFQKPQRAPWRDQAEATCMASGQVQLSSYVSLRGKAIDGPGICGMQQPLKVTALQSGSVSLTSPALLACPVVATTDQWFAEVVQPAAMNILGAQVIEIRAGSYSCRAMNNGTYTTRTSEHAYGNAVDVFSFRLNDNRVVTVKDGWRGSPEEQNFLREIFVGACTYFGTVLGPGADPMHYDHLHIDLARHAKGRHICKPIIKYTPNYNLPPPDPARPYSSAQNAPASPRGSAPAATAYAGGPLLRQPSDGLRPPGAVQGGYPVANYGRGQDHSLDAQQRFLEQYDARQRQGRPGFQPQPLPSEARGPLALPGAVEPSEEEAVLGDGGGSGVVDQQGSEEALPISPEHDPFAYSSGRVQRRR
- a CDS encoding DUF3309 family protein, yielding MSTVLIVLLIILLLGGGGYYGHRTYGPAGLGGVLGLVLVIVLILWLLGAIGGAPVA
- the mepA gene encoding penicillin-insensitive murein endopeptidase: MRNTSRIAALLASLALLPTAGLAQSTAEQEAKTRAANIAAYPDAARALFGQKTTPASMQARAIGNYARGCLAGAEALPIDGPSWQVMRLNRNRNWGHPVLIDYLEKLARDVPRITGWPGLLVGDMSQPRGGPMVTGHASHQIGLDADVWLTPMPKGRLDREERENMSAVNMARADWRDVDPRNWTPAHTRLIKAVAAEPRVERIFVNPALKVALCREAGADKSWLEKVRPIWGHNYHFHIRMACPAGMASCQGQEPPNFGDGCGSELSGWVERQYQAIFHPPEPKPGPKPKPKPPMSLDALPPECRQVLVAR